A stretch of the Asticcacaulis sp. ZE23SCel15 genome encodes the following:
- a CDS encoding O-antigen ligase: MTAALYRTETAAAPDDASRPAVLIRAAEVTLTIFCVFMFTEALWAPLFAPNQENGGETAWMRLLWLPVYGATALLCALRIPSFLRAVPALFATGIFVGLAYLSSVWSIAPDVSTRRAIALAFTSLFGLYLGARYKGSDLTQIVGITFVGLAIGSYLAAILYPKMGIAHDINAGAWRGLWHEKNQMAAMMVLGFIAACASAFQVPERRKAWIAAAVMIFVLVVLSRSKTSLLACLLSLGAMPVLVAIQRGGLISVVIIWCATTAATIGTVVFMIIPDVVLKALGKDPTLTGRTQIWEALGRLSEERPLLGYGYKAFWAEGSVPALIVRRETHWPVPSAHNGWLDLLVQLGWVGVITFGVFLVICFLCALFRFSRVNDGFFSVLILCLFSFLILSESFILGQNSLIWVLFVAAAARLTGNRLQGNQRV; encoded by the coding sequence TGTTTACCGAAGCCCTGTGGGCACCTTTGTTTGCACCCAATCAGGAAAACGGTGGGGAGACGGCATGGATGCGCCTGTTGTGGCTGCCGGTTTACGGTGCCACGGCGCTACTGTGCGCCTTACGGATACCCTCGTTTTTGCGCGCTGTCCCGGCTTTATTTGCCACCGGTATATTTGTCGGTCTGGCCTATCTGTCATCCGTCTGGTCGATCGCGCCCGATGTTTCCACCAGGCGTGCCATTGCGCTGGCCTTCACCAGCCTGTTCGGGCTTTATCTGGGCGCGCGCTATAAAGGCTCAGACCTGACTCAAATTGTGGGCATCACCTTTGTGGGGCTGGCGATAGGTTCCTATCTGGCGGCGATTTTGTACCCAAAGATGGGTATCGCCCACGACATCAATGCCGGGGCCTGGCGCGGGCTATGGCATGAAAAAAACCAGATGGCGGCCATGATGGTTCTGGGTTTTATAGCCGCCTGCGCATCCGCGTTTCAGGTGCCGGAGCGGCGCAAGGCATGGATCGCAGCCGCGGTGATGATATTCGTATTGGTCGTGCTGTCGCGCTCAAAGACCTCGCTGCTGGCCTGCCTGTTGAGCTTGGGCGCCATGCCGGTGCTGGTGGCCATTCAGCGCGGCGGCTTGATCAGCGTCGTCATTATCTGGTGCGCCACGACGGCGGCCACCATAGGCACGGTCGTGTTCATGATCATCCCGGATGTGGTGTTAAAGGCCCTCGGCAAAGACCCGACCCTGACCGGCCGCACCCAGATCTGGGAAGCGCTGGGGCGATTATCCGAAGAACGCCCCCTGCTCGGCTACGGCTACAAAGCCTTCTGGGCCGAAGGGTCAGTGCCCGCCCTGATCGTGCGGCGCGAAACCCATTGGCCGGTGCCGTCGGCGCACAATGGCTGGCTGGATTTGCTGGTGCAGTTGGGCTGGGTCGGGGTGATCACCTTTGGCGTGTTTTTGGTGATCTGTTTTCTGTGTGCCCTGTTTCGGTTCTCGCGCGTCAATGACGGCTTTTTTTCCGTGCTTATATTATGTCTGTTCAGCTTTTTGATCCTGTCGGAAAGCTTTATTCTGGGCCAAAACAGCCTGATCTGGGTGCTGTTTGTGGCGGCGGCGGCCCGCCTGACCGGCAACCGGTTGCAGGGAAATCAACGGGTATAG
- a CDS encoding AbgT family transporter → MTNSDAMQRQKGFLGLIERLGNKLPDPVMIFVWLILVLMVLSTVGAYLGWSASIPFSGDKAPPFSTLENGVVTYTADSLFTQENITRLLVDMPKTLTGFAPLGVVLVVMYGAAVAERTGMFSALIRSSLRNAPKAILTPCVAVIGMLSHHASDTGYVVFIPLAALIYASVGRHPLVGVAAAFAAVSGGYAGNITPGQIDVLLFGFTQEAARIIDPEWTMNPIGNWWFIVAIVFLFTPIVWFITDKIVEPRLGKWGGTKDTEIAAELAKSEVTEAEKKGLKAAGIAALVIIGLFAALALWPGYTPLIDETKTGPAQLQPFYSALIPGFFLLFLATGISFGVKAGTVKSDNDVVRMMGEGIRSMAPYIVFAFFAAHFVAMFNWSGLGPIAAINGAEVLKGWNLPAPLLLVSVLLFSSVLDLFIGSASAKWSALAPVVVPMFMLVGISPEMTTAAYRMGDSYTNIMTPLMSYFPLILAFCRRWDSTYGVGSLLALMLPYALCFMVAGIAMTAGWVHFDLPLGPHSQVHYTR, encoded by the coding sequence GGCCTCAATCCCCTTTTCCGGCGATAAGGCCCCGCCGTTTTCGACGCTTGAAAACGGGGTCGTCACCTATACCGCCGACAGCCTGTTCACGCAGGAAAACATCACCCGCCTGCTGGTCGATATGCCAAAGACCCTGACCGGATTTGCACCATTAGGGGTCGTGCTGGTGGTCATGTACGGGGCGGCGGTGGCGGAACGCACGGGCATGTTCAGCGCCCTGATCCGCTCAAGTCTGCGCAATGCCCCAAAGGCCATATTGACGCCGTGTGTGGCGGTGATTGGCATGTTGTCGCACCATGCTTCCGATACCGGCTATGTGGTGTTTATCCCGCTGGCAGCGCTGATCTATGCCTCGGTCGGGCGGCATCCGCTGGTGGGCGTAGCGGCCGCGTTTGCGGCGGTTTCGGGAGGTTATGCCGGTAATATTACGCCGGGCCAGATCGACGTGCTGCTGTTCGGCTTCACGCAGGAAGCGGCCCGCATCATTGATCCCGAATGGACCATGAACCCGATCGGCAACTGGTGGTTCATCGTGGCGATTGTGTTTCTGTTTACGCCCATCGTGTGGTTCATCACCGACAAAATCGTTGAGCCGCGCCTCGGCAAATGGGGCGGCACCAAGGACACCGAAATCGCCGCCGAACTGGCCAAGTCCGAAGTGACCGAAGCCGAAAAGAAGGGCCTTAAGGCCGCAGGGATTGCCGCTTTGGTTATCATTGGCCTGTTTGCGGCGCTGGCCCTATGGCCAGGCTATACGCCATTGATTGATGAAACAAAGACCGGCCCGGCGCAATTGCAGCCGTTTTATTCGGCCCTGATCCCCGGCTTTTTCCTGCTGTTTCTGGCGACTGGCATATCGTTTGGCGTCAAGGCCGGCACGGTCAAATCCGACAATGACGTGGTGCGCATGATGGGGGAAGGGATACGCTCGATGGCGCCCTATATCGTGTTTGCCTTTTTTGCCGCCCATTTCGTGGCCATGTTCAACTGGTCAGGTCTGGGGCCGATTGCCGCCATCAACGGGGCCGAAGTGCTCAAAGGCTGGAACCTGCCCGCGCCGCTGCTGCTGGTCAGCGTGCTGCTGTTCTCCTCGGTGCTTGATCTGTTTATCGGGTCGGCCTCGGCCAAGTGGTCGGCGCTGGCCCCCGTCGTCGTGCCGATGTTTATGCTGGTTGGTATTTCGCCCGAAATGACGACGGCGGCTTACCGGATGGGCGACAGCTACACCAATATCATGACGCCGCTGATGTCGTACTTTCCGCTCATTCTGGCCTTTTGCCGGCGGTGGGACTCGACTTATGGCGTGGGATCATTGCTGGCCCTGATGCTGCCATATGCCCTGTGTTTCATGGTGGCGGGGATCGCGATGACCGCCGGGTGGGTGCATTTTGACCTGCCGCTGGGGCCCCACTCGCAGGTTCACTATACCCGTTGA